GCTCACTTCCCCGACCTGTGGGAGGACGACCACCCGCTGCGCGACGCGCTGCTCGCGCGCGGGGTGGCCGTCGAGGTGCTGCGCTGGGACGACGCGGACGCCGACTGGTCGCGGTTCGACCTCACCGTCATCCGCTCGCCGTGGGACTACGTCGCCCGCCACGAGCAGTTCGTGGCCTGGGCACGCGGCGTCCCCCGGCTGGCCAACCCGGCCGACATCATCGCCTGGAACACCGACAAGCGGTACCTGAGCGATCTCGCCGCGGCCGGTGTCCCGGTCATCCCGACCGACTTCGTCGGCCCCGGGGAGACCTGGTCGGCGCCGCGCGCGGGGGAGTGGGTGGTCAAGCCCACCGTGTCGGCCGGCAGCCAGGACACCGCCCGCTACGCCCTGCCGGAGCAGCTCGACGGGGCCCGCGCGCACGTCACCCGGCTCACCGCCGCCGGCCGCACCGCGATGATCCAGCCGTACCTGGCCGCGGTCGCCACCGCCGGCGAGACCGCGCTGCTCTGCTTCCCCGACGCCACCGGCCAGCTGAGCTTCAGCCACGCCATCCGCAAGGGCCCGATGCTGCGGCAGACCGGCGAGCACGCGGTCGAGGTGGGCAGCGAGGAGATCACCCCGCGTACCCCGTCCGAGGCCGAGCTGGAGGTTGCCCGCCAGGTGCTCGCGGCGGTCCCGGGCGGGTCGAAACGCCTGCTCTACGCCCGGGTCGACGTCATCCCGGGCCCCGACGGGGCACCCCGGATGATCGAGCTGGAGCTGACCGAGCCGGCGCTGTTCTTCGGCACGGCGCCCGGCGCCGCCGACCGCTTCGCCGACGCCATCCTGGCCCGCCTCTGACCCCGGCACTCCTCATCGGGCCGCGACCCAGGTCGCGGCCCGCTTCTTTTCCACCCCTTTCCGGTACGCCCGCAGCCCGCCCTCCCCGTCGTCGCCCGAGGCCCCGGCTGGCCGTGGCGGTGCTCTCCCGGTGTGCGATGCCACCGCCACCACCAGCCGGTGGGCCGTGGCTGGTGCTGGTGGTGGTCTCCCGGTGTGTGATGCCACCGTGGGTGCCAGCCCGCGGGTGGTGGCTGGTCGTGGCGGTGGTCTCCTGGTGTGTGATGCCACGGTGGGTGCCAGCCGGTGGGTGGTAGCTGGTGGTGGCGGTGGTGTCCTGGTGTGTGATGCCACCGTGGGTGCCAGCCGGTGGGTGGTGGCTGGTGGTGGCGGTGGTGTCCTGGTGTGTGATGCCACCGTGAGCACCAGCCGGTGGGTGGTGGCTGGTCGTGGCGGTGGTGTCCGGGCGTGTGATGCCACCGTGGGTGCCAGCCGGTGCGTGCGGCTGGTGCTGGTGGTGGTCTCCCGGTGTGTGATGCCACCGTGGGTGCCAGCCCGCGGGTGGTGGCTGGTCGTGGCGGTGGTCTCCTGGTGTGTGATGCCACGGTGGGTGCCAGCCGGTGGGTGGTGGCTGGTCGTGGCGGTGGTGTCCGGGCGTCTGATGCGACCGTGGGTGCCAGCCGAGCACTGGGACCGGCCGGGCAGGTACCGGGGTGGGCGCGGGTGAGACGGTGAGCGCGGGTGAGACGGTGAGCCCGGGCGAGACGGTGGGCGCGGGTGAGGTGGTGAGAGCGGGTGACGCCGTGAGCCCGGGCGGGGTCAGGCGGCGGGTACCGGCTCTTCGGCCGGCGAGGGGGAGGCCGGCGCCGGGTCGGCCGGCGTGTGGGTGGGGCGTTCGCGCAACGACCACAGGACCCCGAGGGTGGCCCACCAGACCAGGCCGGCGCCGAGCATGTGTGCGGCGACCAGGAGGACCGGGAGGTGGGTGAAGTACTGCACGAAGCCGATCAGACCCTGTCCCAGCTCGACCGCGACCAGGATCAGCGCGGCGCGGACCGCGGCCGGTGGGGCGGACACCGCGCGGAGGGCGAACCACACCGCCATCGAGAGGCCGATCAGCAGGAAGACCAGGTCGGCGTGGACCTGGGAGACGGCCGCCGGGTCGAGGCCGTTGCGCTTGGCGCCGCGGTCGCCGGAGTGCGGGCCGCTGCCGGTGACCACCACGCCGGCCGCGACGACGGCAAGGCTGGCGAGCGCGGTCACCCGGGCCAGGGTGCGCAGCGGGGCCGGGACCAGCGGGCGCGGGTCGCCGTCGCCCTCGCCGATCCGCCGCCAGAACGCGTAGGCCAGCGTGATCAGCGCGATGGAGAGCAGGAAGTGCAGGCCGACGACCCACGGGTTGAGGTGGGTCAGCACGGTGATGCCGCCGAGCACGCCCTGCATCGGGATGCCCAGGCCGACCAGCACCGACAGCCGGACCAGGGACTGCCGCCGGGGCCGGCCCAGGGCGCCCAGGAAACAGGCGATGGCCAGGCCGGCCAGCACGAAGGTGAGCAGCCGGTTGCCGAACTCGATCATGCCGTGCACGCCCATCGCGGACGTCGTCGTGTAGGACGCGTCGGTGCACCGGGGCCAGGTCGGGCAGCCCAGCCCGGAGTCGGTGAGCCGGACCGCCGCGCCCGTGACGATCAGCACGACGTTGGCGACCAGGGACGCGAGGGCCAAGGGGCGCAACCAGGTGGCGAACGGGCGGTAGAGCGGCTCGAAGGACTTCACCCGTGGCATCGTACGCTCGAATTTGATCTTGAATGGACGCGTCCCTGGTGGCCGGTGTGATGGATCACCCGGGGACCGGTTTGCGGGTGCCCGAGGAAATACGTAACGTTGGCGTAGTGAAAAACCAGGTGCGGCTCGGCGACGACGGTGCGGTGGCGACAGCCACCCCGTCGGACGGTGTGGCGACAGCCACCCCGTCGGACGGCCGCACCCGGGACCGGGTCGCCCAGCTGCTGCTGGAGCGTGGCGCGGCCACCGCGGCCGAGCTCGGCGCCTGCCTGGGCCTGAGCCCCGCGGCGATCCGCAAGCACCTGGACGCGATGCTGTCCGACGCGCTCGTCGAGACCCGCGAGGTGCGCCGCACCGGCCCGCGCGGCCGTGGCCGCCCGGCCAAGGCGTTCGTGCTCACCGCCGCCGCCCGGGAGAGTTTCCCGCACCACTATGACAACATCGCCGCCGCGGCCCTGCGCTGGATCGCTCAGCACAACGGGCCGGAGGCGGTCACCGCGTTCGCCGGATCGCAGATCCAGGCCCTGGAGGATCGCTGCCGCACGGCCCTGCGGGAGGCCGGCGCCGATCCGATCACCCGGGCGGAGGCGCTCGCCGACGCGCTGACCGCCGAGGGCTACGCTGCCAGCGCGACCACGATCGCGTCCGGCGGGCAGTTGTGCCAGCACCACTGCCCGGTGGCCCACGTGGCTGCCGAGTTCCCTCAGCTGTGCGACGCCGAGACCGAAGTCATCTCCCGGCTCATCGGCACCCACGTGCAGCGCCTCGCCACCATCGCGCACGGCGACGGGGTGTGCACCACGCACATCCCCAGCCGCGCGCACACCACCGCCACCACGGTTAGGACAGATAGTCATGACTGACCAGATCGTCACTCAGGAAGAGCATCTGGCCGCGCTCGGCAAGTATGAGTACGGCTGGGCCGACGCCGACGTCGCGGGCGCCGCCGCGCAGCGCGGTCTGTCCGAGGCTGTGGTGCGCAACATCTCCGCGCTGAAGAGCGAGCCCCAGTGGATGCTCGACCTGCGCCTCAAGGGCCTGCGCCTGTTCGACCGCAAGCCGATGCCGAACTGGGGCGCCGACCTCACCGGCATCGACTTCCAGAACATCAAGTACTTCGTGCGCTCCACCGAGAAGCAGGCCGCTTCCTGGGAGGACCTGCCGGAGGACATCAAGGCGACCTACGACAAGCTCGGCATCCCGGAGGCGGAGAAGCAGCGCCTGGTCGCCGGCGTCGCCGCGCAGTACGAGTCCGAGGTCGTCTACCACGCGATCCGTGAGGACCTCGAGCAGCAGGGCGTCCTGTTCCTCGACACCGACACGGCGCTGAAGCAGCACGAGGACATCTTCAAGGAGTACTTCGGCACGGTGATCCCGGTCGGCGACAACAAGTTCGCCGCGCTGAACACCAGCGTCTGGTCGGGCGGCTCGTTCATCTACGTGCCGAAGGGTGTGCACGTCGACATCCCGCTGCAGGCCTACTTCCGGATCAACACGGAGAACATGGGCCAGTTCGAGCGGACCCTGATCATCGCCGACGAGGGCAGCTACGTGCACTACGTCGAGGGCTGCACCGCGCCGATCTACTCGTCCGACTCGCTGCACTCCGCGGTCGTCGAGATCATCGTGAAGAAGAACGCCCGGGTGCGGTACACGACCATCCAGAACTGGTCGAACAACGTCTACAACCTGGTCACCAAGCGCGCCACCTGCGAGGAGGGCGCGACCATGGAGTGGATCG
This window of the Actinoplanes oblitus genome carries:
- a CDS encoding ATP-grasp domain-containing protein gives rise to the protein MPAPDARVALVTCAHFPDLWEDDHPLRDALLARGVAVEVLRWDDADADWSRFDLTVIRSPWDYVARHEQFVAWARGVPRLANPADIIAWNTDKRYLSDLAAAGVPVIPTDFVGPGETWSAPRAGEWVVKPTVSAGSQDTARYALPEQLDGARAHVTRLTAAGRTAMIQPYLAAVATAGETALLCFPDATGQLSFSHAIRKGPMLRQTGEHAVEVGSEEITPRTPSEAELEVARQVLAAVPGGSKRLLYARVDVIPGPDGAPRMIELELTEPALFFGTAPGAADRFADAILARL
- a CDS encoding COX15/CtaA family protein yields the protein MPRVKSFEPLYRPFATWLRPLALASLVANVVLIVTGAAVRLTDSGLGCPTWPRCTDASYTTTSAMGVHGMIEFGNRLLTFVLAGLAIACFLGALGRPRRQSLVRLSVLVGLGIPMQGVLGGITVLTHLNPWVVGLHFLLSIALITLAYAFWRRIGEGDGDPRPLVPAPLRTLARVTALASLAVVAAGVVVTGSGPHSGDRGAKRNGLDPAAVSQVHADLVFLLIGLSMAVWFALRAVSAPPAAVRAALILVAVELGQGLIGFVQYFTHLPVLLVAAHMLGAGLVWWATLGVLWSLRERPTHTPADPAPASPSPAEEPVPAA
- a CDS encoding helix-turn-helix transcriptional regulator; translated protein: MKNQVRLGDDGAVATATPSDGVATATPSDGRTRDRVAQLLLERGAATAAELGACLGLSPAAIRKHLDAMLSDALVETREVRRTGPRGRGRPAKAFVLTAAARESFPHHYDNIAAAALRWIAQHNGPEAVTAFAGSQIQALEDRCRTALREAGADPITRAEALADALTAEGYAASATTIASGGQLCQHHCPVAHVAAEFPQLCDAETEVISRLIGTHVQRLATIAHGDGVCTTHIPSRAHTTATTVRTDSHD
- the sufB gene encoding Fe-S cluster assembly protein SufB — protein: MTDQIVTQEEHLAALGKYEYGWADADVAGAAAQRGLSEAVVRNISALKSEPQWMLDLRLKGLRLFDRKPMPNWGADLTGIDFQNIKYFVRSTEKQAASWEDLPEDIKATYDKLGIPEAEKQRLVAGVAAQYESEVVYHAIREDLEQQGVLFLDTDTALKQHEDIFKEYFGTVIPVGDNKFAALNTSVWSGGSFIYVPKGVHVDIPLQAYFRINTENMGQFERTLIIADEGSYVHYVEGCTAPIYSSDSLHSAVVEIIVKKNARVRYTTIQNWSNNVYNLVTKRATCEEGATMEWIDGNIGSKVTMKYPAVYMTGPHAKGEVLSIAMAGEGQHQDSGAKMVHAAPYTSSTIVSKSIARGGGRTSYRGLVQVLEGSSYSKSTVKCDALLVDTVSRSDTYPYVDIREDDVNMGHEATVSKVSEDQLFYLMSRGLTEDEAMAMIVRGFIEPIAKELPMEYALELNRLIELQMEGAVG